A single window of Metallosphaera hakonensis JCM 8857 = DSM 7519 DNA harbors:
- a CDS encoding ABC transporter permease, with product MFVFLVVALTAVMVTVGRVFITILLSIVTGWLLGYLALKSRAFENVYISISEVLESVPVISFFPVVLIFFVTDIGGQLGTELAVIFLVFTAVVWNIWMGIYQAFKTVPENLHEVAENLRLGFLGKMAKLYIPFSIPRIAANLIPSFADAMFYITVSEVFSVGNSNYAVFGIGSLISNLTMRGLYDQALYALGILAIFVALITLGLREFASFSVQRYGLDTETSTNAMRRGRFRIRYSAKISNAVTPVTKLAKYVIRSKPATIDVDEVDEVKRRPWGRLGIVIAAIFLLGISYSVFTVIRSVEPSTWYELISSTPTDLVLIGLDYLRVAIISVLSLVIAIFFGYWLSIHSKLEKTLIPLIQTVASFPAPAYFPLLFGVTYPFMSSVLGGLTDEFYVLLLGFISTFYYVFYSYWMGIKNMPKEYWEVMDNLNLSFWQKLRRVVVPSSMPYIVAGLTSTINSAWGGLAIGEYWPNIFDGRTLQVHQGLMKELALADSQGNLAVVGWLSIIFAIIVIVYSIFFTRKLMDLAREKYVAEEGIYAA from the coding sequence ATGTTTGTTTTCCTTGTAGTTGCCCTTACTGCGGTCATGGTCACTGTGGGAAGAGTTTTCATCACAATCCTTCTCTCTATTGTGACTGGTTGGCTCCTAGGCTACTTGGCACTGAAGAGCAGAGCCTTTGAGAACGTCTACATCTCCATATCGGAGGTCTTGGAGTCGGTTCCAGTGATCTCGTTCTTTCCGGTCGTGTTAATCTTCTTCGTTACTGATATTGGGGGCCAACTCGGGACAGAGCTTGCAGTCATATTCCTTGTATTCACAGCGGTCGTTTGGAACATATGGATGGGAATTTATCAGGCCTTCAAGACCGTCCCCGAAAACTTACATGAGGTAGCTGAGAATCTAAGATTGGGTTTTTTGGGCAAAATGGCCAAACTTTATATACCCTTCTCTATTCCTAGGATAGCAGCCAATCTCATCCCTAGCTTCGCTGATGCCATGTTCTACATTACCGTTAGCGAAGTGTTCAGCGTAGGAAACAGTAACTACGCTGTATTTGGGATCGGATCCCTTATCTCCAATCTCACCATGAGAGGGCTATATGATCAAGCCCTTTACGCGTTAGGAATACTTGCCATATTTGTCGCGTTGATAACTCTAGGTCTGAGGGAGTTCGCGTCTTTCTCGGTCCAGAGATACGGCCTTGATACAGAGACCTCAACTAACGCCATGAGGAGGGGTAGGTTCAGGATAAGATATTCAGCGAAGATCAGCAATGCGGTGACTCCAGTAACTAAACTTGCGAAATATGTTATCAGGAGCAAACCCGCCACAATTGATGTGGATGAAGTCGATGAGGTAAAAAGGAGACCTTGGGGAAGGCTCGGGATAGTTATAGCTGCAATTTTCCTTCTGGGAATATCATATTCTGTTTTCACTGTGATTCGTTCAGTAGAACCCAGTACCTGGTATGAGTTAATTTCCTCTACCCCAACCGATCTTGTTTTAATCGGCCTAGATTATCTTAGGGTAGCGATAATTTCAGTGTTATCCCTTGTTATTGCCATATTTTTTGGATATTGGTTATCAATTCACTCTAAATTGGAGAAGACCTTGATCCCTTTGATACAAACCGTGGCCTCATTTCCCGCTCCCGCTTACTTTCCTCTTCTGTTCGGGGTGACATATCCTTTCATGAGTAGTGTACTTGGCGGTTTAACCGATGAGTTTTACGTTCTGTTACTGGGGTTTATATCAACCTTCTATTACGTATTTTATAGCTACTGGATGGGGATTAAGAACATGCCCAAGGAGTACTGGGAAGTGATGGACAACCTCAATCTTTCGTTCTGGCAGAAGCTCAGGAGAGTCGTTGTACCATCCTCTATGCCCTATATTGTGGCAGGGTTGACAAGTACAATAAATAGTGCTTGGGGTGGTTTAGCTATAGGCGAATATTGGCCTAACATATTTGACGGAAGGACCCTTCAGGTTCACCAAGGTCTCATGAAGGAGTTAGCTCTAGCAGATAGTCAGGGCAACCTGGCGGTGGTGGGATGGTTATCCATCATTTTTGCAATAATTGTTATTGTATATTCTATCTTCTTCACAAGGAAACTTATGGATCTAGCAAGGGAGAAATATGTTGCGGAAGAGGGAATTTATGCGGCCTGA
- a CDS encoding ABC transporter ATP-binding protein has translation MTAIVGPSGVGKSTLLRILGGFVKPTEGEVRLMGKKVTHPTPRIALIHQSIATFPWLTALENVKLGIKYRKLTREEEDKIARKMLEVVGLQGFEDFYPKQMSGGMRQRVAIARALAADPYVLLMDEPFAHLDELTAEGLRQEIYSTIFNEETSLKTAVMVSHNMNEVVELSDKVYVLNGSPATVVGEVIIDLERPRNPKDQKFQEYLDVLYKLLTPIKKKVKE, from the coding sequence TTGACGGCCATAGTTGGTCCATCCGGTGTAGGGAAATCTACTTTGCTTAGGATTTTGGGAGGATTCGTTAAACCCACTGAAGGGGAGGTCAGGCTTATGGGCAAGAAGGTTACCCATCCCACTCCTAGAATAGCTTTAATCCATCAGTCCATAGCCACCTTTCCCTGGCTGACCGCACTTGAGAACGTTAAACTCGGTATAAAGTACAGGAAACTAACCAGGGAGGAAGAGGATAAGATCGCAAGGAAAATGTTAGAGGTCGTAGGACTTCAGGGATTCGAGGACTTCTACCCTAAGCAAATGAGCGGAGGGATGAGGCAGAGAGTAGCGATTGCAAGGGCATTGGCTGCAGATCCATACGTTCTCCTCATGGACGAGCCCTTCGCCCACCTGGACGAACTTACAGCCGAGGGTTTAAGACAAGAGATTTACTCCACAATTTTCAATGAGGAGACATCACTGAAGACAGCAGTTATGGTCTCTCACAACATGAACGAGGTCGTTGAACTATCAGACAAGGTCTACGTTCTGAACGGGAGTCCAGCCACTGTAGTAGGAGAAGTGATTATTGACCTAGAAAGACCTAGAAATCCTAAGGACCAAAAGTTCCAAGAATACCTTGATGTCCTCTATAAACTTCTAACCCCCATCAAGAAAAAGGTGAAGGAGTGA
- a CDS encoding AAA family ATPase: MPINRAVHSASIYNFWGLTIILGVKLLFDERPKENRGELFDRAKEIEEIKNNIDRPLILLTGVRRIGKTSVMQVTLNEIKRDFILIDCRKLKENYGRRDLYALLSSSLTRRLDRLRDVLKKIHGIQIMGNSVEISWGGRNYLSLADLFDHLNERRLVIAVDEAQRLRGPLSREVREAIAHAYDYDRNLSFILTGSEVGLLHDFLGIEDQESPLFGRYYHEVVLERFSREDSRKFLETGFQELGVEVGDDEIDELINLFDGIPGWLAFAGIRYARERDLRVVAEIAVRVAQSELESLIKFKDASSGIAGRRYKAALRCLAEGSDSWAKLKICLEETEKSTISSSVLANILHSLEKLSLISDYHFLDPVYEEASKRLR; encoded by the coding sequence TTGCCCATAAATAGAGCTGTTCACTCCGCATCGATTTATAACTTCTGGGGGTTGACTATTATTCTGGGGGTGAAGTTGCTCTTCGACGAGAGACCTAAAGAGAACAGAGGAGAGTTATTCGATAGGGCTAAGGAAATTGAAGAGATAAAAAATAACATAGACAGGCCCCTGATTCTCCTGACAGGAGTAAGGAGGATAGGAAAGACTTCCGTCATGCAGGTAACCCTAAACGAGATCAAACGTGATTTCATACTCATAGACTGCAGGAAATTGAAGGAAAACTACGGGAGGAGAGATCTCTACGCCCTGCTCTCCTCCTCCCTAACCAGGAGATTGGACAGGCTACGGGATGTGCTCAAGAAGATTCACGGGATTCAGATAATGGGTAATTCGGTGGAAATTAGTTGGGGAGGGAGGAATTACCTAAGCTTAGCTGACCTTTTCGATCACTTGAATGAGAGGAGGCTCGTAATAGCAGTGGACGAGGCTCAAAGGTTGAGGGGACCTCTATCTAGAGAGGTAAGGGAGGCAATAGCTCATGCTTACGACTACGACAGAAACCTGTCCTTCATCTTAACTGGTTCAGAAGTGGGGCTACTGCACGACTTCCTTGGAATAGAGGACCAAGAATCTCCCCTATTTGGACGTTACTATCACGAAGTGGTCCTGGAGAGGTTTAGTAGGGAGGATAGTCGTAAATTCCTTGAGACAGGCTTCCAGGAACTGGGAGTAGAAGTGGGAGACGATGAGATCGATGAACTGATAAACCTATTCGATGGCATACCGGGATGGCTTGCTTTCGCAGGGATTAGATATGCTAGGGAGAGAGATTTAAGGGTTGTCGCGGAGATAGCAGTAAGGGTAGCACAATCCGAACTGGAGAGTTTAATAAAATTCAAGGACGCGTCTTCAGGTATAGCCGGAAGGAGATACAAAGCTGCATTAAGATGTTTAGCCGAAGGTTCGGACTCCTGGGCTAAATTGAAAATATGTCTAGAAGAGACTGAAAAGAGCACGATTTCCTCTAGCGTCCTAGCCAACATATTACATTCTCTAGAGAAACTGAGTCTGATAAGTGACTATCATTTCCTAGATCCGGTGTATGAGGAGGCCTCCAAGAGATTGAGGTAG
- a CDS encoding acryloyl-coenzyme A reductase, with amino-acid sequence MKAVVVKGNKQGYEVRDIPDPKPERGEVVVQIRRAALCYRDLLQLQGFYPRMKYPVILGHEMVGEVTEVGEGVTQFARGNRVISLLYAPDGTCHYCKQGEEAYCHSRLGYSEELDGFFAEQAKVKVTSLIKVPDGASDEGAVMVPCVTGMVYRGLRRANLREGETVLVTGASGGVGIHALQVAKAMGARVIGVTTSEEKASVVGKYADRVIVGSKFSEEARKEDINVVIDTVGTPTFDESLRSLWMGGRIVQIGNVDPTQSYQLRLGYTILKDIAIIGHASATRRDAEGALRLTAEGKINPVIAGTISIEEIDKGYEILKDKHKVGKVVMRP; translated from the coding sequence ATGAAGGCCGTTGTTGTCAAGGGGAACAAGCAGGGATATGAAGTTAGAGATATTCCTGATCCTAAGCCGGAAAGAGGAGAGGTAGTGGTTCAGATAAGGAGGGCAGCCCTCTGTTATAGGGATCTCCTTCAGTTACAAGGGTTCTATCCAAGGATGAAGTATCCTGTGATTTTGGGTCATGAAATGGTAGGTGAGGTTACAGAAGTTGGGGAAGGGGTAACTCAATTCGCTAGAGGGAACAGGGTAATATCTCTCCTCTACGCTCCAGATGGGACTTGTCACTACTGTAAGCAGGGTGAGGAAGCCTATTGCCACTCTAGGTTAGGGTATTCTGAGGAGCTTGATGGGTTCTTTGCTGAACAAGCTAAGGTTAAGGTTACTAGCTTGATTAAGGTTCCTGACGGTGCATCAGATGAGGGAGCGGTTATGGTGCCATGCGTAACTGGAATGGTTTATCGGGGACTGAGGAGAGCGAATTTGCGGGAAGGTGAGACAGTTCTAGTAACTGGAGCCAGTGGTGGTGTAGGAATACATGCGTTGCAAGTAGCTAAGGCTATGGGCGCTAGGGTGATTGGAGTCACAACCTCAGAGGAAAAGGCTTCAGTGGTTGGGAAGTACGCAGATAGAGTTATAGTGGGCTCAAAGTTTTCTGAGGAGGCCAGAAAAGAGGACATAAATGTGGTTATTGACACCGTAGGCACGCCTACCTTCGACGAAAGCCTACGATCTCTCTGGATGGGTGGCAGGATAGTTCAGATAGGGAACGTTGATCCGACGCAGTCTTACCAACTCAGGCTGGGTTATACGATCTTGAAGGACATCGCTATTATCGGTCACGCCTCCGCTACAAGGAGAGATGCCGAAGGAGCTCTGAGACTAACAGCCGAGGGTAAAATAAACCCTGTAATAGCCGGTACTATTAGCATAGAGGAGATAGATAAAGGATATGAAATCCTTAAGGATAAACATAAGGTAGGGAAGGTGGTCATGAGACCATAA
- a CDS encoding CBS domain-containing protein: MIVKELISRDPVTIDPDSDLITASKLMKKEGVGSLLVTEGDEPKGIISERDIISAIASDLPLKTKVRDVMSTNLVTADAGTEIGEAAILMVSRGIRHLVVMEKGKVIGVISLRDVARSLGLITTDLSIW; this comes from the coding sequence ATGATTGTGAAAGAACTTATCTCAAGAGATCCCGTAACCATAGACCCTGATTCAGATCTCATAACTGCGTCAAAACTGATGAAAAAGGAGGGCGTTGGTTCATTATTGGTAACTGAAGGAGACGAGCCCAAGGGAATAATATCTGAAAGAGACATTATTAGTGCCATAGCTTCTGATCTGCCCCTGAAGACCAAGGTTAGAGACGTCATGAGCACTAACCTAGTCACAGCAGATGCAGGAACCGAAATCGGGGAAGCAGCCATCCTCATGGTAAGTAGGGGGATAAGACATCTAGTTGTCATGGAAAAGGGAAAGGTTATAGGTGTGATATCTCTTCGGGACGTAGCAAGAAGCCTGGGTTTGATAACAACCGATCTAAGTATTTGGTAA
- a CDS encoding succinate-semialdehyde dehydrogenase, with protein MKAAVLNEYKEPLTIEDVTISEPKMGEVKIKIKATGLCHSDVNVFEGKTPVPPPVVAGHEISGVVEEVGPGVSRVKPGDRVISAFIHPCGKCSNCVSGKENLCETFSQVRLKGVMPDGTSRLSKDGKEIRTFLGGGFAEYAIVGENALTKVPDDMDLEKVAVLGCAGLTGYGAITSSKIEPGDTVAVIGVGGVGLSTIQLLKASGAGRIIAVGTKKWKLERALELGATDVVNSKETDPVKALKEITGGGPQVVIEAGGNEDTIHMALDAVRIGGRVVLVGLPPANSLIPLKVASIVRGGIEVVGNYGGRPRVDMPKLLELMKLGRYDPSRLVTGRYKLEEINEAVKLLEQGEAIRSLIVP; from the coding sequence ATGAAAGCGGCAGTTCTTAACGAGTATAAGGAACCTCTAACCATAGAGGATGTAACAATATCTGAACCCAAGATGGGCGAAGTGAAGATCAAGATCAAGGCAACAGGACTATGCCATTCAGACGTTAACGTATTTGAGGGAAAGACGCCCGTTCCTCCGCCAGTGGTAGCTGGGCACGAAATATCTGGAGTGGTTGAAGAAGTGGGTCCAGGAGTGTCAAGGGTGAAGCCCGGAGATAGGGTCATCTCAGCCTTCATCCACCCGTGTGGAAAATGCAGTAACTGTGTATCCGGGAAGGAGAACCTATGCGAAACCTTCTCACAGGTAAGATTAAAGGGAGTGATGCCTGATGGAACCAGTAGATTATCAAAGGACGGGAAGGAGATCAGGACGTTCCTTGGGGGAGGATTTGCAGAATATGCTATAGTAGGGGAGAATGCCCTAACCAAGGTCCCTGACGATATGGACTTGGAGAAGGTAGCGGTTCTAGGATGTGCGGGATTGACGGGTTACGGAGCGATAACGTCATCTAAGATAGAACCAGGGGATACGGTTGCGGTGATAGGTGTGGGAGGAGTTGGATTGTCCACCATCCAGTTGCTGAAGGCATCTGGAGCTGGGAGAATAATAGCAGTTGGCACTAAGAAATGGAAACTGGAGAGAGCATTGGAACTGGGAGCTACCGATGTCGTTAACTCAAAGGAGACAGATCCAGTAAAAGCTCTGAAGGAGATCACGGGAGGAGGTCCACAGGTAGTGATAGAGGCGGGTGGGAACGAGGACACAATCCACATGGCTTTGGATGCAGTGAGAATCGGTGGTAGAGTAGTTCTTGTAGGTTTACCTCCAGCGAACTCATTGATTCCTCTGAAAGTGGCTTCCATTGTTAGAGGCGGGATAGAGGTAGTTGGAAACTATGGTGGGAGACCTAGGGTTGACATGCCGAAGCTTTTGGAATTAATGAAACTTGGAAGATACGATCCATCGAGATTGGTGACCGGAAGGTACAAATTGGAGGAAATAAATGAGGCAGTAAAATTACTTGAGCAGGGTGAAGCCATCAGAAGCCTGATCGTGCCGTGA
- a CDS encoding 3-hydroxyacyl-CoA dehydrogenase, which produces MQIAVVGSGTMGHGIAEVAAMAGMEVKLIDISWDILNKAKERMYDSLKRLHERGTIKETPDSVLSRVEMSTSYEIARQSDFAIEAVPEILDLKRKVFQELDKVVPKDSILATNTSSIPISDIGEITSRKERVIGMHFFNPPPLMKLVEVIPSKYTDPDVTNFTVDLAKKMGKTPVRLRVEVPGFVSNRIFLRLLQEACREVESREATVEEVDSSARNKLKLPMGVFELADYVGLDVVVDLWKVIVERGGTDVKCSSYKEKVERKELGVKSGKGFYAYPSPGKYSKVQLPPESKVPPERIISLAVNEGAWLIENNIVNAQEIDTVMKLGFNFPKGLLEMADEIGLDKILNQLREISDMGYQAYLPNPVLVKMVSSGEIGVRSGKGFYVYK; this is translated from the coding sequence ATGCAAATCGCTGTTGTTGGTTCGGGAACCATGGGCCATGGCATAGCCGAAGTCGCTGCCATGGCTGGAATGGAGGTAAAGTTAATTGACATCTCTTGGGACATCCTAAACAAGGCCAAGGAAAGAATGTATGACTCCCTTAAGAGACTTCATGAAAGAGGAACCATCAAGGAAACCCCAGACTCGGTGTTGTCGAGGGTGGAGATGTCCACAAGCTATGAAATTGCAAGGCAATCTGACTTCGCTATCGAGGCAGTTCCGGAGATATTGGACCTAAAGAGAAAGGTGTTTCAGGAACTCGATAAGGTAGTTCCTAAGGACTCGATCTTAGCCACTAACACGAGCTCCATACCCATTAGTGATATCGGTGAGATCACGTCTAGAAAAGAGAGGGTAATAGGGATGCATTTTTTCAATCCGCCACCTCTCATGAAACTGGTCGAAGTAATACCAAGCAAATATACTGACCCAGATGTAACTAACTTCACCGTAGACCTTGCTAAGAAGATGGGTAAGACTCCAGTTAGGCTCAGGGTTGAGGTACCAGGTTTCGTAAGCAATAGGATATTCTTGAGATTGTTACAGGAGGCTTGCAGGGAAGTTGAGTCCAGAGAGGCGACCGTAGAGGAAGTAGATTCCTCAGCCAGAAATAAACTCAAGCTACCCATGGGAGTATTTGAGCTAGCGGATTACGTTGGGCTTGACGTTGTGGTCGACCTTTGGAAAGTGATAGTGGAGAGAGGAGGTACAGACGTGAAGTGCTCTAGCTACAAGGAGAAAGTGGAGAGGAAGGAACTAGGAGTGAAGAGCGGGAAGGGATTCTACGCCTATCCTAGTCCTGGTAAGTACTCAAAGGTACAATTGCCTCCAGAGAGCAAGGTTCCACCGGAGAGGATAATATCGCTGGCAGTTAACGAGGGGGCATGGCTAATCGAGAACAATATAGTTAACGCACAGGAGATCGATACAGTCATGAAACTCGGTTTCAATTTTCCAAAGGGGCTTCTGGAGATGGCCGACGAGATTGGCTTGGACAAGATTCTAAATCAGCTGAGAGAGATCTCAGATATGGGATATCAAGCTTACCTACCTAATCCCGTTCTGGTCAAAATGGTATCCTCAGGTGAAATAGGGGTAAGATCTGGGAAAGGGTTCTACGTTTATAAATAG
- a CDS encoding phenylacetate--CoA ligase family protein, whose amino-acid sequence MTVLQEYESIHQELRNEGYISQYPINPGEPIWNRKILTMKREELDKLKSFRLRRIVKWAWENVPFYRNFWKSKGFDPDQVRDWKDIVKIPILRKDEFRKDLSANPPFGSIMVPELAKRIRFVGATSGSTGLPTFQGWGALELDYFEEAQARYLWTFAGVKPTTVYANYLNMSGFYSWGPPVVETAMWRCGATAIAGGGETYFSWKARHNLIFRLWKVDVLATTPWLHRLIGEEAKAEGWESPFKVLLLHGGAAAENTKKKLFQVHPNAKEAISVWGTTDGHMAVEVPGLEGQLVVWEDMEIFDIVDPKTDEPASQGERGELIATLLNHFTMPLIRYSLGDYVKNEFTNDPDPTYGITHSRFVEPIPGRVEWMFKVKGKLLLPIYVEDAVNEIPETTGMFNVIIYGNEMDKLKIRVETRRNLVDSSYDGKAREILAERIGLNKDDVEIEWVEPGKTVWTGYKLQVFLDQRKK is encoded by the coding sequence ATGACAGTTCTTCAGGAGTATGAAAGTATCCATCAAGAGTTAAGAAACGAGGGTTACATATCCCAATACCCTATCAACCCAGGAGAGCCAATCTGGAATAGGAAAATACTTACAATGAAGAGAGAGGAACTAGATAAACTCAAGTCCTTCAGGCTTAGAAGGATCGTGAAGTGGGCATGGGAGAACGTTCCTTTCTATAGAAACTTCTGGAAATCTAAGGGTTTTGATCCTGATCAAGTGAGAGATTGGAAGGATATAGTTAAGATACCGATCCTCAGAAAGGACGAATTTAGAAAGGATCTCTCCGCTAATCCACCCTTCGGATCCATAATGGTTCCTGAGCTTGCGAAGAGGATAAGATTCGTCGGGGCAACATCGGGCTCCACCGGACTACCTACGTTTCAGGGTTGGGGGGCTCTTGAACTAGATTACTTCGAAGAGGCTCAGGCTAGGTATCTCTGGACTTTTGCGGGAGTTAAGCCCACAACGGTTTACGCTAATTACCTTAACATGAGTGGGTTCTATAGCTGGGGCCCACCGGTAGTCGAGACCGCGATGTGGAGATGTGGAGCCACTGCGATTGCAGGTGGAGGAGAGACTTATTTCTCATGGAAGGCCAGACATAACCTGATCTTCAGATTATGGAAAGTAGATGTTCTAGCTACCACGCCTTGGCTTCATAGGCTCATAGGAGAGGAAGCAAAAGCTGAAGGATGGGAATCTCCCTTTAAGGTTCTCCTACTCCACGGTGGAGCTGCAGCAGAGAACACAAAGAAGAAACTTTTCCAGGTCCACCCCAATGCGAAGGAGGCCATAAGTGTTTGGGGAACTACTGACGGTCATATGGCAGTGGAGGTACCTGGGCTTGAGGGACAACTTGTTGTGTGGGAGGATATGGAGATCTTTGACATTGTGGACCCAAAGACAGACGAACCCGCGTCACAGGGTGAACGTGGAGAACTTATTGCAACGCTACTGAATCACTTTACAATGCCTTTAATCAGATATAGTCTCGGAGACTACGTTAAAAACGAATTTACCAACGATCCTGATCCAACCTATGGAATAACCCACTCTAGATTCGTGGAACCAATACCTGGTAGAGTTGAATGGATGTTCAAGGTCAAGGGTAAGCTCCTCTTACCAATTTACGTCGAGGATGCAGTTAACGAGATCCCTGAAACCACTGGGATGTTCAATGTTATAATTTACGGCAACGAAATGGATAAGCTCAAGATAAGGGTCGAAACCAGAAGGAACCTTGTGGACTCGTCCTATGACGGAAAGGCTAGGGAGATCCTAGCTGAGAGGATAGGTCTGAATAAGGATGATGTGGAAATAGAATGGGTGGAGCCCGGGAAGACAGTGTGGACTGGCTACAAGCTACAGGTCTTCCTTGATCAAAGGAAGAAATAG
- a CDS encoding amylo-alpha-1,6-glucosidase, with protein sequence MLDPIECEDREWLIPTGTGGYSSSTMCGVNSRTYHGLLTIPQDPPHRRFMTLAKVEDFLITDGQEYPMSTNHYLNDVFYPEGYKFLRDVERGQNFITWIYVFGNARVEKMLLVHRGYNAITLSYRSHKGIFRICPLVTYRSHHVTTKEKHPIISYKENNDEMVLSANGIPFLKVRPKGNYTIDRTGYWYYNFFYRHDYERGTNYLEDLYNPFCFVSKGNTFEVDFFWDDFKPDKPSLSPREIMGLLSVGAMSFVVKGQGSYAIIAGYHWFDEWGRDTMISLEGILLLNGLYEQARNILLRYFDALNKGMMPNSFLGNDAISYKGVDVSLWGINAMYRYYQYTNDQEFLKKIFPRMLEVVDWYWKGNGVVTNRGNLLYHVGAPRTWMDAQFDGEIVTPREGAAVEINALWYNALMIMDQLSKRLGMKENEFAEKAEKVKSAFMEKFPSESGLYDYIDLDERPHMEVRPNQLFALSLPFPVVTKDIAMKVLEIVELELLRPYGLSTLSKREKGYTPYYRGGRASRDRAYHNGPIWPWLIGAYVSAKLNFEYDSLKIKNLLNQFSPLLTLASREGGYLPELFEDIPPFRKGGCIAQAWSVAEVNRALRNIINFS encoded by the coding sequence ATGCTAGATCCCATAGAGTGCGAGGACAGGGAGTGGCTAATACCAACGGGAACGGGAGGCTACTCCTCTTCAACAATGTGTGGGGTAAACTCTAGGACATATCACGGACTTCTCACAATTCCCCAGGATCCCCCGCATAGGAGATTCATGACATTGGCCAAGGTTGAAGACTTCCTTATCACTGACGGACAAGAATATCCCATGTCTACTAACCATTACTTGAACGACGTATTCTACCCCGAAGGGTATAAGTTCCTTCGCGATGTGGAAAGGGGTCAGAACTTCATTACCTGGATTTACGTCTTCGGCAACGCTAGAGTAGAGAAGATGCTTCTTGTGCATCGGGGATACAATGCCATAACCCTATCCTATCGGTCTCATAAGGGCATATTTAGAATATGTCCCCTGGTGACGTATAGAAGCCATCACGTTACAACTAAGGAAAAGCATCCCATTATTTCATATAAAGAGAACAATGATGAGATGGTTCTATCTGCTAATGGGATTCCATTCCTTAAAGTCAGGCCTAAGGGTAATTACACGATAGACAGAACGGGTTATTGGTATTATAACTTCTTTTATCGACATGATTACGAGAGAGGAACCAATTACCTTGAGGACCTGTATAATCCGTTCTGTTTTGTGAGTAAGGGGAACACATTCGAGGTGGACTTTTTCTGGGATGACTTTAAACCGGATAAACCTTCCCTCAGCCCAAGGGAAATCATGGGTTTACTTTCCGTCGGAGCCATGAGTTTCGTGGTGAAGGGTCAAGGGAGCTATGCAATAATTGCAGGGTATCACTGGTTTGATGAATGGGGCAGGGACACCATGATCTCCCTTGAAGGAATACTCCTATTGAACGGACTCTATGAACAGGCAAGAAACATCCTACTTAGGTACTTTGATGCCCTTAACAAGGGAATGATGCCCAATAGTTTTCTTGGTAACGATGCGATCTCGTATAAGGGCGTTGACGTGTCCCTTTGGGGAATAAATGCTATGTATAGATATTATCAATACACAAATGATCAAGAGTTCCTAAAGAAGATCTTTCCTAGAATGTTGGAGGTCGTGGACTGGTATTGGAAAGGTAATGGAGTAGTGACAAATAGGGGAAACTTACTCTATCATGTGGGCGCCCCGAGGACTTGGATGGACGCTCAATTCGATGGTGAGATAGTGACGCCTAGAGAGGGGGCTGCAGTTGAGATCAATGCCCTATGGTATAACGCGCTCATGATCATGGACCAGTTATCGAAAAGGCTCGGAATGAAGGAGAACGAGTTCGCTGAGAAAGCTGAGAAAGTGAAGTCCGCATTCATGGAGAAGTTTCCCTCAGAAAGTGGACTCTACGATTATATAGACTTGGATGAAAGACCTCACATGGAAGTAAGACCAAACCAGCTTTTTGCCCTGTCTCTCCCCTTTCCTGTGGTAACTAAGGACATTGCAATGAAGGTCTTAGAGATTGTGGAACTTGAATTGTTAAGACCTTACGGTCTAAGTACTCTATCTAAAAGGGAAAAGGGTTATACACCCTATTATAGGGGAGGGAGAGCCAGCAGGGACAGGGCCTATCACAATGGGCCCATATGGCCCTGGTTAATTGGTGCCTATGTGAGCGCAAAGTTGAACTTCGAGTATGACTCCTTAAAGATAAAGAACCTTTTAAATCAGTTCAGTCCACTACTGACCCTCGCATCTAGGGAAGGGGGATATTTACCAGAGCTTTTCGAGGACATACCACCATTCAGGAAGGGAGGTTGCATTGCTCAAGCATGGAGCGTCGCTGAAGTAAACAGGGCATTAAGAAACATTATTAATTTCTCATGA